In Pelosinus sp. UFO1, one genomic interval encodes:
- a CDS encoding dicarboxylate/amino acid:cation symporter — protein sequence MEKGKKGIGLTTQIFIALILGIVFGYVFPAYGQALKPVGDAFIRMIKMIVVPLIFSSLIMGIAGTGDFKKLGRLGAKAIIWFEVATTLALFVGMFVANTFQPGVGVALATGTDVSSAAAAAKKTISMVDMFVNIVPTNIVDAMGRGDMLQIILFSTFFGVAAAHMGAKGKPVVDLAISVAEIMFKFTWYVMKLAPLGVFALIAFTVGKFGLGMLIPLAKLIGSLYFALILFIILLLACASLIIRMNFFQLLRAIKEPILIAFSTASSEAALPIAMEKLEQFGVPKHIVTFVLPTGYTFNLDGSTLYSALAVIFIAQVYNIDFPMSTQLVMLVTLMMSTKGIAAVPGASLIVIAGTAAAFGLPVEGIGIILGVDRILDMARTACNLIGNCVAAVVVARWENELPDEVLKLAYAKNYDD from the coding sequence ATGGAAAAAGGTAAAAAGGGTATAGGTCTTACAACTCAAATTTTTATCGCTCTTATTCTAGGTATTGTTTTCGGTTATGTTTTCCCTGCCTATGGCCAAGCATTAAAACCAGTTGGTGACGCATTCATCCGTATGATCAAGATGATTGTTGTACCTCTAATTTTCAGTTCTTTAATCATGGGTATCGCAGGTACTGGTGACTTTAAAAAACTGGGCCGTTTAGGTGCGAAAGCGATTATCTGGTTTGAAGTAGCAACTACACTGGCATTATTTGTTGGTATGTTTGTTGCAAATACTTTCCAACCGGGCGTTGGTGTTGCTCTTGCAACCGGAACTGATGTTAGCAGCGCTGCAGCAGCAGCCAAGAAAACCATTAGTATGGTGGACATGTTCGTTAACATTGTTCCAACTAATATTGTTGATGCAATGGGTCGCGGTGATATGCTCCAAATCATCTTATTCTCTACTTTCTTTGGTGTAGCGGCAGCTCACATGGGAGCAAAAGGAAAACCTGTAGTTGATCTTGCGATCAGCGTAGCTGAAATTATGTTTAAATTTACTTGGTATGTAATGAAGTTGGCTCCTCTTGGCGTATTTGCCTTAATCGCATTTACAGTTGGTAAATTTGGTTTAGGTATGCTGATTCCTCTAGCTAAACTCATCGGATCTTTGTATTTCGCTTTAATATTGTTTATCATTCTACTTTTAGCATGTGCATCTCTTATCATTCGGATGAATTTCTTCCAGCTGTTAAGAGCAATTAAAGAACCAATCTTGATTGCCTTCTCTACTGCATCTAGTGAAGCAGCATTGCCGATTGCTATGGAAAAATTAGAACAGTTTGGTGTTCCTAAACATATCGTTACTTTCGTATTACCTACAGGATATACTTTTAATCTAGATGGTTCTACATTATATAGTGCATTGGCAGTTATCTTTATTGCCCAAGTATATAATATTGACTTCCCAATGTCTACTCAGCTAGTTATGCTAGTCACTCTTATGATGTCAACAAAAGGTATTGCGGCAGTACCTGGTGCATCCTTGATTGTTATTGCTGGAACAGCTGCAGCCTTTGGCTTACCAGTAGAAGGTATTGGTATTATCCTTGGTGTTGACCGTATTCTTGACATGGCTCGTACAGCTTGTAACTTAATTGGTAACTGTGTAGCTGCAGTAGTTGTAGCTCGCTGGGAAAATGAATTACCTGACGAAGTTCTCAAACTAGCTTATGCAAAAAATTATGACGACTAA
- a CDS encoding metallophosphoesterase, with product MRIGVISDTHGDRASIKQAVKVVPNADMWLHAGDYSQDAAYLASLVAVPVFAAKGNCDGQTSAKIDEFIEVAGKKIWLTHGHRYSVKQGAGDLIEWGRQYEVDIIIYGHTHIPDQLWYEGLLIFNPGSAAEPRVGSGTCGVIEITNEGKITEQIIEIGL from the coding sequence ATGAGAATAGGGGTCATCAGTGATACCCATGGTGACCGAGCATCAATCAAACAAGCGGTTAAGGTAGTTCCGAATGCCGATATGTGGTTACATGCTGGTGATTATAGTCAGGATGCAGCGTATTTAGCTAGTTTAGTAGCTGTTCCTGTGTTTGCTGCAAAAGGAAATTGTGATGGGCAGACTTCTGCAAAAATCGATGAGTTTATAGAAGTTGCTGGTAAGAAAATTTGGCTGACCCATGGACATCGTTATAGTGTAAAACAAGGTGCGGGTGATTTGATAGAATGGGGTAGGCAGTATGAGGTGGACATTATTATTTATGGACATACGCATATACCAGATCAGCTTTGGTATGAAGGTTTACTAATTTTTAACCCAGGTAGTGCCGCTGAGCCACGTGTAGGTTCTGGGACTTGTGGTGTTATAGAAATTACTAATGAGGGTAAAATAACGGAACAAATTATTGAAATTGGTCTATAA
- a CDS encoding XTP/dITP diphosphatase, translating to MKEIVVATTNKGKIAEIALVLAKLPVKILALGDFGDIPEAVENGDSFAANAKIKAEHYAFYTKKACLADDSGLEVDALGGAPGIYSARYAGEDADDAMNNQKLLAELAGVPSNKRSARFRCVLAFADIDGTIITVDGSKEGVIGQEMRGAEGFGYDPLFFMPEMGKTMAECSKVEKNKISHRGEALKGMASRLGEYLK from the coding sequence ATGAAAGAAATAGTGGTGGCAACGACCAATAAAGGCAAAATAGCTGAGATTGCATTGGTGTTGGCCAAGTTACCAGTTAAAATATTGGCACTAGGTGATTTTGGTGATATTCCTGAAGCGGTGGAAAATGGTGATAGTTTTGCAGCAAATGCTAAGATAAAAGCGGAGCATTATGCTTTTTATACTAAAAAAGCTTGTTTGGCTGATGATTCTGGATTAGAAGTAGATGCCTTAGGTGGAGCGCCAGGTATTTACTCTGCACGTTATGCTGGCGAAGATGCAGATGATGCAATGAATAATCAAAAATTATTAGCAGAATTAGCAGGCGTTCCAAGCAATAAGCGGAGTGCTAGGTTTCGCTGTGTTTTGGCTTTTGCAGATATAGATGGAACGATTATCACTGTTGATGGGAGTAAAGAAGGGGTTATTGGTCAAGAGATGCGGGGGGCAGAGGGCTTTGGTTATGATCCATTGTTTTTTATGCCTGAAATGGGAAAAACAATGGCGGAATGTTCAAAAGTTGAAAAAAATAAGATTAGTCATCGAGGAGAGGCCTTAAAAGGTATGGCTAGTAGACTAGGGGAGTATTTAAAATGA
- the rph gene encoding ribonuclease PH has protein sequence MNRLDGREAGAMRPVKITRNYLKYPEGSVLIEVGNTKVICAATIEDKVPHFMKGTGEGWITAEYSLLPRSTQVRNVRESARGKVTGRTHEIQRLIGRALRSVVDLKALGEKTIWIDCDVIQADGGTRTAAITGSFVAMVDAINSVYTNNEKPFAVKEFLAAVSIGVVKDTVIADLCYEEDSAAMVDMNVVMTGSGQFVEVQGTGEKRPYSRQELQQMLEVAEKAVEQLIDYQKDVLGPLSWKVGREP, from the coding sequence ATGAATCGATTGGATGGCCGAGAGGCTGGTGCTATGCGCCCTGTAAAGATCACTCGCAATTATTTAAAATATCCTGAAGGATCAGTGCTAATTGAAGTTGGTAATACTAAAGTGATATGCGCTGCTACTATCGAAGATAAAGTACCCCATTTTATGAAAGGCACCGGGGAAGGTTGGATTACTGCTGAATACTCCCTGTTGCCACGCTCTACACAAGTTCGTAACGTTCGGGAATCGGCTAGAGGAAAAGTGACAGGTCGAACCCATGAAATACAACGGCTAATTGGCAGGGCTCTACGGAGTGTAGTAGATTTAAAAGCGCTAGGTGAAAAGACGATTTGGATTGACTGTGATGTAATACAGGCTGATGGAGGGACAAGAACGGCGGCGATAACAGGTTCTTTTGTTGCTATGGTAGATGCCATAAATAGCGTTTATACGAATAATGAAAAACCATTTGCGGTAAAAGAATTCTTGGCTGCTGTGAGTATTGGTGTGGTAAAGGACACAGTGATTGCTGATCTATGTTACGAGGAAGATTCGGCAGCCATGGTAGATATGAATGTTGTAATGACTGGGAGTGGACAATTTGTCGAGGTGCAGGGTACAGGAGAGAAACGTCCCTATAGCCGTCAAGAGTTACAGCAAATGCTCGAAGTTGCCGAAAAGGCGGTTGAGCAATTGATTGATTATCAAAAAGATGTACTAGGACCCTTGTCGTGGAAGGTAGGACGTGAACCATGA
- a CDS encoding histone deacetylase, with product MANQKLGLVFFPAFDWAISPAHPEREERLLYTRDQIVEEGLLDMPCIREYKPQIAQYKDLERVHIGVPDLSSLITNAHLVSAGGAIAAADAVMRREVDRTFALVRPPGHHAMRVVHGTRGFCTINIEAIMVEYLRKTYGIGKVAIVDTDVHHGDGTQDVFYHDPNTLFISFHQDGRTLYPGTGFTNEMGSPNALGTTLNIPLPPGTTDAGLHEVLDHLILPVLNDFKPDIIINSAGQDNHYSDPLANMAITAQGYARLADKLKADIAVLEGGYSIENALPYVNVGIILAMAGMDYSKVIEPDIATCPVQSSAVTRSITAIIKERQNMWATKEKLQQEAIAQAGQFWQRERSIYYDDAGIDERQKEVVRLCPNCSGYVTIETEAHGMFGYKSAYIATIPNYACPTCQKAAYDAAYKAKKQGKQQLYFVQNKMEDRLEIM from the coding sequence GTGGCTAACCAAAAGTTAGGATTAGTTTTTTTCCCGGCTTTTGATTGGGCTATTAGTCCAGCCCACCCTGAGCGCGAAGAAAGGTTATTATATACTAGGGATCAAATTGTGGAAGAGGGTTTGCTCGACATGCCCTGTATAAGAGAATATAAACCCCAAATAGCGCAGTATAAAGACTTAGAGCGAGTACATATTGGTGTTCCAGATTTATCGTCACTTATTACAAATGCTCACCTTGTTTCTGCTGGCGGCGCCATTGCTGCTGCAGATGCAGTAATGAGGCGCGAAGTGGATAGGACATTCGCTCTAGTACGTCCACCAGGACATCATGCTATGCGTGTGGTCCATGGTACGAGAGGGTTTTGTACAATTAATATTGAGGCAATTATGGTGGAGTATTTACGTAAGACCTATGGCATTGGTAAAGTTGCTATTGTAGATACTGATGTACATCATGGAGATGGCACCCAAGATGTTTTTTATCATGATCCTAATACCTTGTTTATTTCCTTTCATCAAGATGGACGTACGCTGTATCCAGGAACTGGCTTTACTAATGAAATGGGTAGTCCCAATGCACTTGGTACGACTTTAAATATTCCCCTGCCGCCTGGAACTACAGATGCTGGCCTTCACGAGGTACTAGATCATTTAATTTTGCCAGTCCTAAATGACTTTAAGCCGGATATTATTATTAACTCGGCTGGGCAAGATAATCATTATAGTGATCCCTTGGCGAATATGGCAATTACGGCGCAAGGATATGCTAGGCTTGCTGATAAATTAAAGGCAGATATTGCAGTATTAGAAGGGGGGTATTCGATTGAGAATGCTCTGCCTTACGTGAATGTAGGAATTATATTAGCGATGGCTGGAATGGACTATAGTAAAGTCATTGAGCCTGATATTGCTACTTGCCCCGTTCAATCTTCTGCTGTCACTCGCTCCATAACTGCTATAATAAAAGAACGGCAAAATATGTGGGCTACAAAAGAAAAACTGCAACAAGAGGCAATTGCCCAGGCCGGTCAATTTTGGCAAAGAGAGCGTAGCATCTATTATGACGATGCCGGCATAGATGAACGGCAAAAAGAAGTGGTACGTTTATGTCCTAACTGTTCTGGATATGTTACGATAGAAACAGAGGCACATGGTATGTTTGGTTATAAATCTGCTTATATTGCTACGATCCCCAATTATGCTTGTCCAACTTGTCAAAAGGCAGCTTATGATGCGGCATATAAGGCAAAGAAACAAGGAAAGCAGCAGCTATATTTTGTACAAAATAAGATGGAAGATAGGCTGGAAATAATGTAA
- a CDS encoding hydantoinase/oxoprolinase family protein codes for MFLGLDVGGTFTDGVAVSAGKIISTVKTPTTHNNLLECILRAIDKVVLDTGNKNFERIALSTTIVTNALVEDKIDKVGLCIMPGPGMNIKDALPKAPYIVSGYIDHRGHEVARPKEEEVMAACRHFSSCDIFAISGKFAVRNSSYESMIADWIREKVKPSHISLGARVSGSLNFLRRTNSAYYNGAVWRHFNQFATAVEDALLSRGICGPVYVLKADGGTLPLAVAREFPVEAIFTGPAASVLGIMSMHPTRGPAVSLDIGGTTTDIALWQKGTPIFAEQGAKVAGYATSVRAFRLKSIGIGGDSFVRWEKNALKVGPVRYGPAMAVGGSKPTITDAMIAIGLIEFGDKQLAINAMKELALEGQTPYEVANMALDEAVTCIYQAVMSLLAEQEAEPVYRVEDIVQGRRINIEQILGVGGGAIGLIPLVAKKMGLSYHLPDHGMVANAIGAAVARPTLDLTLRADTVEGYYTVAELDIKSRLPKSRFTLEDASLLAEQHLAELAKVNGIFLGETELIQAEEFNVIRGFNTVGKIITCRLQVKPGVLLPSKEVF; via the coding sequence ATGTTCTTAGGGCTTGATGTAGGTGGTACATTTACTGATGGTGTAGCGGTGTCGGCAGGAAAAATTATCAGTACAGTAAAAACCCCCACAACTCATAATAATCTTCTAGAGTGCATCTTAAGAGCAATTGATAAAGTAGTTCTGGATACTGGGAATAAAAATTTTGAAAGAATCGCACTATCCACTACGATTGTTACCAATGCCTTAGTTGAAGACAAGATTGATAAGGTTGGCTTATGCATTATGCCAGGGCCAGGAATGAATATAAAAGATGCGTTACCCAAAGCCCCCTATATTGTATCGGGCTATATTGATCACCGTGGCCATGAGGTTGCTCGGCCGAAAGAGGAAGAAGTGATGGCAGCATGTCGTCATTTTTCGTCATGTGATATTTTTGCTATTTCCGGGAAATTTGCCGTGCGTAACTCTAGTTATGAATCGATGATTGCTGATTGGATCAGGGAAAAGGTCAAACCAAGTCATATCAGTTTAGGGGCAAGGGTATCAGGATCTCTTAATTTCTTGCGGCGAACAAACTCAGCATATTACAATGGAGCGGTATGGCGTCATTTTAATCAATTCGCTACGGCGGTGGAAGATGCTTTATTATCGAGGGGAATCTGTGGCCCTGTATATGTATTAAAAGCAGATGGTGGAACCTTACCTTTGGCAGTTGCTCGCGAATTTCCAGTAGAAGCTATTTTTACTGGTCCAGCAGCGAGTGTACTAGGTATTATGTCCATGCATCCTACGAGAGGTCCTGCTGTCTCACTTGATATTGGAGGTACTACTACAGATATTGCATTATGGCAGAAAGGTACACCTATTTTTGCTGAACAGGGAGCTAAGGTTGCTGGCTATGCAACATCAGTTCGTGCGTTTCGCCTTAAATCTATAGGAATCGGTGGCGATAGTTTCGTGCGGTGGGAAAAGAATGCTTTAAAGGTTGGTCCCGTGCGTTATGGTCCTGCCATGGCTGTCGGCGGGTCTAAACCAACGATAACCGATGCGATGATTGCTATTGGATTGATTGAGTTTGGTGATAAACAATTGGCGATAAATGCTATGAAGGAGTTAGCCTTAGAAGGGCAAACACCGTATGAAGTAGCAAATATGGCATTGGATGAGGCTGTTACTTGCATATACCAGGCTGTGATGTCCTTGTTGGCTGAGCAGGAGGCTGAGCCCGTATATCGGGTAGAAGATATTGTGCAGGGCAGGAGAATAAATATTGAACAAATTCTTGGTGTTGGAGGCGGAGCCATAGGGCTTATACCTTTGGTTGCCAAGAAGATGGGGCTAAGTTACCATCTTCCAGATCATGGTATGGTAGCCAATGCGATTGGTGCAGCGGTAGCTAGGCCTACATTAGACCTTACGTTAAGAGCAGATACGGTAGAGGGATATTATACCGTTGCCGAACTAGATATAAAAAGTAGACTGCCAAAGTCTAGATTTACCTTAGAAGATGCTTCCTTACTAGCTGAGCAGCATTTAGCAGAGTTAGCAAAAGTCAACGGAATTTTTCTTGGTGAGACAGAATTAATACAGGCAGAAGAATTTAATGTAATCCGTGGTTTTAATACGGTGGGGAAGATTATAACCTGCCGGTTACAAGTTAAGCCCGGTGTATTGTTGCCTAGTAAGGAGGTGTTCTAG